The Candidatus Zixiibacteriota bacterium genome window below encodes:
- a CDS encoding proline dehydrogenase family protein: protein MNLRERTVELLPKQAIRLFAGPYVAGNSMEAALAKARELAHAGVAATVDVLGEDAASVGDIEHYIEIYTNLITAIANDARFSKLAERLRPSISLKPSSFAIAPKDQAGLVVNPAAVDWDGCATAVARVVGTAAAHHIRATIDMENHQWTDFTLALHRRLFAQHGRGVGTVLQSRLLRTAADVEALPDGCRIRLCIGIYDEPTNLAVTDVAEMKRRMLPLAQRLLAKGAFLEFATHDVPLIHRFVHEVVIPAGVGPGCFETQTLLGVPRQHLIHKLTTGDYFSGLNGAPGEAAALQNGIVHRLYVPFAEDWDKAIAYSRRRLRHCPSLFWTGFINAPRVLYYSLFSK from the coding sequence ATGAACTTGCGCGAACGCACCGTTGAGCTTTTGCCCAAGCAGGCGATCCGGCTGTTCGCGGGTCCATACGTCGCCGGCAACTCAATGGAGGCGGCGCTGGCGAAGGCGCGCGAGCTCGCCCACGCGGGAGTGGCCGCCACGGTTGACGTGCTGGGTGAAGATGCCGCCTCCGTGGGCGATATTGAGCACTATATCGAGATCTACACGAACCTGATCACCGCGATTGCCAATGACGCCCGGTTCAGCAAACTGGCGGAGCGGCTGCGTCCGTCGATCAGTCTGAAGCCCTCATCGTTTGCGATCGCGCCCAAAGACCAAGCGGGACTCGTCGTGAATCCGGCCGCGGTCGATTGGGACGGTTGTGCCACGGCAGTCGCCCGTGTCGTCGGCACGGCGGCGGCGCATCATATCCGTGCCACGATCGACATGGAGAATCACCAGTGGACCGACTTCACGCTGGCACTGCACCGGCGGCTGTTTGCCCAGCACGGGCGTGGCGTCGGCACCGTGCTCCAATCGCGACTGTTACGCACTGCCGCCGACGTGGAGGCGCTCCCGGACGGATGTCGCATTCGCCTCTGCATCGGCATCTACGATGAACCGACCAACTTGGCGGTGACCGACGTGGCGGAGATGAAGCGTAGAATGCTGCCTTTGGCACAGCGTCTCCTCGCAAAGGGCGCATTCCTCGAGTTTGCCACGCACGACGTGCCGCTGATCCACCGCTTTGTCCACGAAGTCGTCATTCCCGCCGGTGTCGGCCCGGGTTGCTTCGAGACACAAACGTTGCTCGGCGTCCCGCGCCAGCACCTCATCCACAAGCTCACGACCGGAGACTACTTCAGCGGCCTCAACGGCGCTCCCGGTGAGGCGGCGGCCCTGCAAAACGGCATCGTGCACCGCCTATATGTGCCGTTCGCCGAGGACTGGGACAAGGCCATCGCCTACTCGCGCCGCCGTCTGCGCCACTGCCCGAGTCTCTTCTGGACCGGGTTTATCAACGCTCCCCGCGTCCTCTACTATTCACTGTTCAGCAAGTAG